One Algoriphagus sp. Y33 genomic window, GGTAATGGTGGTTTTTGCACTGGTTCAGGCATTCTTGGTTTCTATGATTTTGGGCGTGGTGATCGGAGATTTGAAAATTGGCAGTTCTCCTTTTATTCTATTGAGAGATGCCACACAGGCACCGATTTTCCAGATGAATCCTGATTTTGTGCCGGAAGATGGGACAGGCTTGAATCCACTCTTGCAAAACATATGGATGGTTATTCACCCACCTACACTGTTCTTAGGTTATGCCTCTACCCTAGTTCCCTTCGCTTTCTTGATGGGTGGATTGGTAACCAAAAAATACTCAGAGTGGATTCGTCCGGCTTTGCCTTGGGCCATTTTCTCAGCGATGATCCTGGGAATGGGAATTATCATGGGTGCCTATTGGGCTTATGTGACGCTGAACTTTGGCGGGTATTGGAACTGGGATCCTGTGGAAAATGCGGTATATGTCCCTTGGCTGATTCTCGTGGCGTCCATCCACACCATGATCATGTATAAGAAGAGCGCAACTGCACTAAAGACTTCCATTGTATTGGTTATTATGACTTTTATTCTGGTGCTGTATGCAACATTCCTGGTAAGATCAGGTGTGCTTGGGGACGCTTCAGTACACTCATTCACCGATCTTGGTCTGTCAGGACAGCTATTGATCTACATGCTTTTCTTTCTTGTCATCGCGGTAGTGCTATGTGTGAGAGTATGGAAGCACATCCCTTCTTCAGATAAAGAAGCCTCAGTTTATTCCAGAGAATTTTGGGTTTTCATTGGTGCTACTACATTGGCATTGATGGCTTTTCAGGTAATTCTCCCAACTTCTATTCCAGCCTGGAATGCGATGGTGGAAAGCTTTGGAGGGATCTCCAATATGGCTCCTCCTGCGGATCAGGTAGAGTTCTATACCAAATTCCAGCTTTGGTTTGCGGTAGCTTTGGCTATGCTTACCGCTGTAGGGCAATTTTTCTGGTGGCAAAAAATGGACAAGAAGGCACTTAAAGATGCACTCTTGACTCCATATATTATTTCAGTTCTACTCTCCGCTGCAATTATAGTTTTAGCAAAAGTATTTATGTGGCAATACATGATCGTAGTACTTGCAGGTACTTTCACGATTACCGCCAATTCAGTAATTCTATTTAAAATCCTGAAGAAGTCTTCCTTCAAACTGGCAGGAGGCTCTTTGGCACATATCGGCCTAGGTATGATTCTTATCGGAATCATGTTCAGTTCAGGATACTCCGATACTATTTCTATCAATATGTCCGGGCTCACTTACAAAAACAGCTGGGAAGATGAGCTGAACAAAGAGCATGTATTACTTTGGATCAACAAGCCGACGCAGATGAAAGATTACACCGTGATCTACCGAGGCCGTCAGAAGAAAATCAAAGGCATTTCCGAATATGTTCCTTCCAAGATTCTGAAACCTACAGAAAAAGTAAATGAAGCCATTGCCCTGGAGGATTACAAGGATCACTTTCAAAAGGGAGACAAAGTAGATATAGTACTGGAAGAGAATGATTATTTTCAGATCGAATATTACCAAAATGAAGTATTGAAATTCTCACTAAGTCCTATGTCACAATTCAATGAAGGCATGGGTGGATTGATTTCATCTCCTGCTTCCAGAATTTTCATTGACAAGGATCTCTACACCTACGTAGCAGCCATGAATGACCCTGAGGACCCCGATTGGAAAGAAGATGAAATCTATGAGGTAGCACCGGGAGAGCAATTCCACATAGCAGATTATGTTACCTATTTTGATGGTGCGGACGTACTGAACGAACTTGATGGCTACGTCCTTCAAGAAGGCGATGTGGCGGTGAGAGCTAACCTTAGAGTGTTGGATTACGATGTGGAAAAATTGCTGCAACCGACTTTCATAATCCGCAATAATCAGGTCGGCAAGCTACCTGTGATCGATACTGAATTAGGCATAAAAGTAACGCTGGAAAATATCTTACCCGAACAAAACAAGTTTGTCTTTAAGGTGAATCAATACCAAAAAGACTACGTGGTAATGAAAGCAATCGTGAAACCATATATCAACATACTTTGGATCGGAACGATCATTATGCTTACAGGATTCACGGTAGCTATTTTCAGAAGATTTGATGAGTTCAAAAAGATGAGGGATAAAGGATTGGAAGTGTAAAGTCAGAAATTTAAAGTCTGAAGTATAATAAAGCCCGGCAAAAATATCGTCGTGCTTTATTGTTTCCGTGATAGGTTGAATTCTATACTCCGGCTTTAGAATTTTCAGCCATCCCTAAAATCTCATCCAGATACTCTCTGGAATTGGAAAGTCTAGGCACCTTATGCTGCCCTCCCAATTTCCCTCTTTTTCGCATCCACCTTTCGAATAAGCCATGCGGTGCATGATGAATAATCGGCTCTACCAGTGCTAACCCCTTATGACGCTTTGCATCATAATCAGAATTAATCTCTTTCAAATGCTCGTCAAGAAGTCGGTTGAATTTAGCTGGGTCTGTTGGGTTCTTTTGAAACTCAATAATCCATTCATGGGCACCTTTTGATCCAGAACCATCAAAATACACTGGAGCAGCCGTAAAATTAGAAATCATCGCTTCCGTATGTTCGGCGGCATATTGAACTGCTTTTTCGGCATTTTCCACGATCACTTCTTCTCCAAATGCATTGAGAAAATGTCTTGTGCGCCCCGTTATTCTGAATCGGTAAGGAGAGGTAGAGGTAAACTTAACGGTGTCACCGATTTTGTACCTCCACAGTCCGCCATTGGTGGTGATCACCAGCGCATAATTCTTATCCACTTCCACTTGGGACAGGGGAATTACGTCCGGATTGTCATTTTCCCACTCTTCCATCGAGATAAATTCATAGAAAATCCCATAATCCAACAAGAGCAACAACTCATCAGAATCTTTCTGATCCTGTATACCAAAAAAACCTTCAGAAGCATTATAGGTCTCCATGTACCTCATTTTTTCTGAAGGAATAAGCTCCTTGAATAGACTTCTATAGGGGCCAAAAGCAACTGCTCCATGGAAGAAAATCTCCAGATTGGGCCAAACTTCAGTGATATGCTTGGCATTCTTTAACTCCAACACTTTCTGCAAAAGTACAATAGTCCAAGTCGGAACTCCCGCCATACATGTTACATCTTCATCCATGGTCTCCCGGGCCATTTTCTCGATTTTGGCTTCCCATTCACCCATCAAGGCAGTTTCCTTAGAAGGTGTTCGGACAAAATACGCCCAAAAAGGCAGGTTTTCCATGATCACTGCAGAGATGTCCCCTGCTCTGGCTGTTCCTAAAGGGTTAAGCGGGTTACTTTCCAGTGTGCCACCAATAGTGAGCGTTTTGCCCGCAAACATTCTAGAATCAGGGTAGTTGGCCATATAAAGCGCAACCATATCCTTTCCTCCTTTGTAGTGGCATTCCTCCAAGCTTTCGTGCGTCACCGGAATGTATTTACTTCGACTAGCGGTAGTGCCTGATGATTTTGCAAACCATTCTATTTCCGTGTTCCAGATTACGTTTTCTTTCCCTTCCATTGCTTTATCAATGTAGGGTTTAAACTTATCGTAATTCCTGATGGGTACCTTAGCCGCAAAATCAGAATAGCTTCTAATCTCGCCAAAGCCATGTTCTTTTCCAAAGTCAGTCCTCTTTCCTGCCTCTATCAGTTCCTTAAAAATAGTCTCTTGAACGGCAATAGGATTATGTTTGAAATTATCAATTTGACCCAAGCGGCTCTTAAAGATCCAGGTCATAAAGGAATTGAGGACTGCCATTAATTAAAAACTTTTCGTTTCAGCTCAAAATTACTACCCAAGTATACTTTTCGCACTTGTTCATCTGCCGCAAGTTCCTCTGCGGTTCCTGCTTTTAGCAGTTTTCCTTCGAACATTAAATAAGCTCTATCGGTAATTGAAAGTGTTTCGTTCACGTTGTGATCAGTGATCAGAATGCCGATATTTTTCGTTTTGAGTTTTGCCACAATGGTCTGAATCTCCTCCACTGCTATCGGGTCAACACCTGCAAAAGGCTCATCCAATAAGACAAATTTGGGGTCTACCGCCAATGCTCTGGCTATTTCAGTTCTTCTACGCTCACCTCCTGAAAGAACCATTCCCAGATTTCTGCGCACGTGCGTCAAGCTGAATTCTTCGAGTAAGCTCTCTACTTTTTCTTTGCGCTCCTGCTTGGGCATTTTGGTCATTTCCAGCACAGCCATGATATTTTCTTCTACTGAAAGCTTCCTGAATACTGAAGCTTCCTGTGCCAAGTAACCTATCCCCAACTTCGCTCTTCGATACATGGGAAGCTTGGTGATATTTTCATTTTCCAGAAAAATTTTCCCTTCATTTGGCTGGATTAATCCAACTATCATATAGAAGGAAGTGGTTTTGCCAGCACCATTAGGCCCTAAAAGCCCAACGATCTCGCCTTGGCTTACCTCCACAGAGATGTCATTCACCACCCGGCGACCTTTATAGATTTTTACTAAATGTTCGGCACGAAGAATCATATCAGTCAAATTTGATGTCTTTCACGTAGAGTTGCAAACTGCTCTTGTCGCGAAACACATTTTCTCTCATTTCAGCGACTATATCAAATCGCATTTTTCCACGAAGCATATTTACGGTAGTCAAGTCGGGATCTTTTGCCCGGTCTGCCATTCCAAATCCCAAACACACAGGTGTAGTCACCTGACCGTCTTGGACGATCTTAAATCTCAAATGTTTGTCTTTAAGCACTGTCACATCCTCTGCATATACATTGGCTATACGGAAGATCGGTTCAGTATTTCCGGGGCCAAAAGGCGCCATTTGCTTCAATATATTATAAAACTTGTAATTTATCTGATCTAACAGCAATTCATCATCCACTTCTATCACCGGCTTGCGGTGAACTTCCTCGATTCTACTCTTTACCACCGCCTCAAATTTCTCTTGAAAAGCAGGAACATTCTCCACAGAAAGCGTCAATCCAGCCGCATACATATGACCTCCAAACTGATCCAGTAAATCCGCGCATTCTTCTATTGCCTCATAAATATTAAAATCCACCACAGATCTAGCACTTCCGGTGGCTTTTCCATTTGACTCCGTCAAAATGATCGTGGGCCTGTAGTATTTCTCAATACAGCGGCTGGCGACGATTCCGATTACGCCCTTGTGCCAATCCTCTTTAAAAAGCACAGTAGAATTCCACATGGTCAGTTCTTCGCGGGAAGCAATCATCTCAAAGGCTTCCTTTGTGATGTTCTCATCAAAATTCCTTCGGGTGGCATTCACTTCGTCCACGACTTTGGCCCGTTCCATCGCCCCTTCCAAATCTGAAGAAATAAGTAACTCCACGGATGCCTTGGCATGTTCCAATCTTCCTGAAGCATTTATTCTCGGGCCAATTTTGAATACCACGTCAGAGATGCCTATGTCCTTTTCCAAATTGCTGCTCAACATTAAGGCTTTCAATCCCGGACGGGGTGTATTATTTATCCGATCGAGTCCATAATAAGCAAGAATTCTATTTTCACCGGTGATCGGAACAATGTCCGCCGCGATACTTACTGCTACCAGATCCAGATAGGCATCCAACTGAGAACTGTCGATTCCACGTTTTGCAGCTATAGCCTGGATCAATTTGAAGCCAACACCGGCACCGCTAAGTTCTTTGTAGGGATAATTGCAATCGCTGCGTTTGGCATCCAAGACTGCCACAGCAGCGGGCAGTTCATCTCCCGGAGTGTGGTGATCGCAGATAATAAAATCAATTCCTAGCTGTGAGGCTAAAGCAACCTTCTCTATAGCCTTAATACCACAATCCAGCGCAATGATCAACTTAATATTATTCTCAGCGGCAAATCGAACACCTTTTTCCGATATGCCATAGCCCTCCTTATAGCGATCAGGGATATAAAAAACCACATCGGGATAGAACGTCTTCAGGAAACCGTACATCAGTGCCACTGCGGTGGTACCATCCACATCATAATCTCCATAAACCATGATCTTCTCTTCACCTGCAATCGCCTCCTGGATTCTGTCCACAGCCTCAGCCATATCTTTCATCAGAAAAGGATCGTGCAACTGAACCAAAGATGGCCGGAAGTAACTCTTTGCCTGTTCAAAACTGCCCACTCCACGATTAATCAGCATGTTTGCCAATGTTGGATTGACATTGATCTCCTTGCTCAGGCGATCTATTGCCAATTGTGAGGTTTTGGGCTTTTGTTTCCAGAGGTACTCCATGAAGCTAATTTAGTAAACTAAGATTATTGTGATTTATAAATTAAAAGTATTGGTTCTATAATCGGCTATGGAAGCCTAAAAGTTTACTCCAAACCAAAAAAAGCTAGCCTTTTTCCCTCTTGTATTTTCCCCAAAAATAAACCGGAAAAACAAGCGCTTTAAGTTTCCAATCATTCCGCTCGGCTAATGTCAGTCCGGTATCCTCATGAACAGCACGGTACATCCTCCCCGCAAAGAGACAATGCCCTGTCAATAACACAAATACGGCGGCGTAAATAATCAATTCTGTCACTTGAGTTGTAAGGTATTAAAGTTGTAAGGTACCGATTCTCAATTCTATTTGTCTTAAGTCTAATATCTTATCAAACCTTCCGCAAAATCAACGCAGCCCAATTATCCCTGCTTTGCTGAGAGATCAATTCCAATCCCAAGGGTCTTGCGCAATCGTTCAAATCCTCAATATCTTCTGTATAAAAGCCACTGAGCAACAAGTAACCGCTGGCCTTCAGCAAATCCACATAAATGCTCATTTCATCCAAAAGGACATTTTTATTGATATTGGCCAAGACGATGTCAAACTCGCCTAGCGGATTCACTTCCCGGATCGTCCCCAATTCCATTCGGGTAGTCAATCCATTTAGGTCAAAATTCTCGTTTCCATTATCCACACACCAATCATCAATATCAAACGCTTTGACCTCACTGGCTCCAAGCAAATGCGCCATCACAGCGAGGATTCCTGTACCCGATCCCACATCCAACACTCTTTTACCCAAGTGATCGATTTCCCCCTGATGACGAAGCATCTGGAAGGTAGTAGCATGGTGCCCAGTACCAAAAGACATTTTTGGATTGATCACAATCTCATACTTAAAATCAGGTTTGCTTGGGTGAAAAGAAGCCCGCACATACACGAGGTCGTCCACAACGATAGGATCATAATTTTTCTCCCATTCTTCATTCCAGTTGACCTTGGGCATTACACCTTCTTCCAGGGTGATTTCGGCCTTCTCTTTATACTGGGCTATCACCTCATCAAAGGACTGACGGTCAAAATCAGATTCCAGTGTATAAGCATCGATTCCCTCCTCAGTTTCGAGAAAGGAATCAAAGCCCAACATAGATAATTCAGCAATAAGGATTTCCCGGAATTCTTCCAGGCACTTGATTCTAAACTCCAGGTAATCCATTTTTATTAGAAGGATTTGATAATATCTACGAAATCACGAGACTTCAGTGATGCTCCACCGATCAATCCGCCATCTACATCAGGCTTAGCAAAAAGCTCCTGCGCATTTTTTGGATTGCAGCTACCTCCATAAAGGATTGACGTATTATCTGCGATGTCCTTTCCATATTTGGAAGCGATGTGTCTTCTCAAGGCTGCATGCATATCCTGGGCTTCCTCAGAACTGGCAGTCTTACCTGTTCCGATAGCCCAGATCGGCTCATAAGCAATCACAACTTTAGAAAAATCCTCAGGACTTAAGTCAAAAAGACCTTCTGTCAACTGAAATTTCACATTTGGCTCATGTGTACCGGCAGTTCGAACCTCAAGGGATTCTCCACAACAGAAGATTGGAATCAAGCCATTTGCCAAAGCAAGCTTCACTTTTGCGGCAAGCATTTCATTGCCTTCTTTGAAATATTCCCGACGCTCACTATGTCCAATGATCACGTATTGCACGCCAAAAGAAGCTAGTATCTTGGCAGAGATCTCTCCTGTAAATGCCCCTGCTTCTTTATCAGAGCAGTTCTGAGCTCCAATAAACACACTTTTTGATTCTCCTATGAGTTTTTTAACAGGGAAAATATGGGGAAAAGGAGGATTAAGTACTGCGATAGCATCTCCGGAATGCTCGTCCTTGATCATGTTTAATATTTCGGAAGTAAGGGTCTGACCTTCTTCGAAAGTCATGTTCATTTTCCAGTTGCCGGCTACGATTTTCTTACGCATAATGTGTTTTGAAAATTTAATAAGGTTTGATAAAAAAGAAACTAGGGATAATTTGGTCTAAAATTACGGAAAATGTCCAGTTGGGGAAAATATAAGCCAAATGAGTCAGGAAAAAACTCCTGGTCCCGGGAGGAAGCTTTTGAAAAGCTCACAACCTTCTGCGCCTATCAGGATCGCTGCCCTTGGGAAATCCGTCGCAAACTCTACGAAAAAGGCATAAAGGATGAGCTTGCTGAGCAATTAATCGCTGAATTGATTGACGAAGAATTTGTGGATGAAGAGCGCTATGCAAGAGCCTTTGCCAGAGGCAAATTCAGACTGAAAAAATGGGGGAGAAACCGCATCCGAATGGAGCTGAAAATGCGGGAAATTTCCGAGGAACTCATCCGAAAGGGAATTTCCGAAATCGATCCGGAGGAATATTTCGATACCCTTTTGACCCAAACCGAGAAAAAGTGGGAAAGCACGCATGAAGCTGATGACTACAAAAAGAAATTCAAAGTCACTCAATACCTGATAAACAAGGGCTTTGAGATGGATCTGGTGAAAGAAGCTTGGGATAGTTTGCAGTCGCAGTGATCAGTCGCAGTAGTAAGTCGCAGTCATCAACTTTGGCGTCATTGCGAGGAACGAAGCAATCCCTTTAGAAAGACTTTTGGGTTCCGTCATTGCGAGGAACAGCCTGCGCCGATGAGTCGGGGAAGCAATCCCGTTTTAGCTCATTGCACATGTTGTAAAAGATTCTGTGCTTACCAAAATGAGATTGCCTGCCTGCGGAAGGCAGGCTTCGTCGTGCCTCCTCGCAATGAGGTAGGAGAAGAAGACTTGTGCCGGGATGCAATGCAGTCTTCTGACTGCCTCTGATTGTTTAAACTGATAGAAGTCTGAAGACTTCAATAGAATATGTCCAAGTCTGAAGACTTGAACAAGTGTAGGAAGTATAAACTGCAACTGAACTCTGCCTACTAGTTTTCAATCATTTCACTCATGATTTTTGCAGAAAGCAGGCAAAGCGGAATTCCACCTCCGGGATGAACTGATCCCCCGCAGAAGTAAAGGTTTTTGATTGAGGAAGAATAGTTTGCATGACGCAGGAAGGCTGCAAACTTGTTATTTGAACTGTTGCCATAGAGCGCTCCCCGGGCACTTGAGGTCTTGGACTCTATCTTCCGCGGATCTAGAATTTCCTCCACCTCAATCAGCGACTCCACATCGGTCTTTAAAATGCGGTTAAGCTTATGGATTATATTTTTTTTGGCTAAGGCTATTAGCGTATCCCAATCTTGCCCTTGATTATTGGGTACATTGATCATAGTAAACCAGTTCATACATCCTTCCGGCGCATCGTCCGGTTTATGTGTCGAGGTAATGTTGAGATAAACCGTGGGATCCTCATAAATAGTCCCCCGCTTGAAAATATGTTCAAATTCCAACGCATAATTATCAGAGAAAAAAATATTATGAAGACCCAATTCAGGGAAATTCCGTCTGATCCCCCAATAGAAAATCAAGGCTGAACTTGATTTGGGCTGTTTAAGCAAAAGCTTCGGTTGTTTCTGATCCTTGAGTATAGTCTTGTAAGCATTCACCATATCCATATTGTTCACCACAAGGTCAGCAAGGATTTCTTTACCGGTTACTTTTATCCCTTTTACATTTCCATTTTCAACGAAGATTTGATCTACTCTCTGTCCGAAATGATACTTTACCCCAAGTTCTTCCGATAGCTTGAAGAGACTTAGCGTAATGTCATGCATTCCTTTTTTTGGAAAATAGGCGCCGATATTAAATTCCAAATGAGGAATAATATTGAGCGTGGCCGGAGTCTCATACGGATTCGACCCATTGTAAGTCGCATAGCGGTTGAAGAGTTGCACCAATTTGGGATGCTTGAAGTGCCTTCGGTTTGTTTCATTCATGGTCGAAAAAATCCCCAGTTTACCCATTCTCAAATAGGACTTTAAAGCTTGGGAATTGGTCCAGGTATCCAGCTTATGAAGAGAACGGTTCATAAAAAGAGGAGCTAAGCTGTCATAGATGAAAGCTGATTGTCTGAGTGCATCCCGGATCGCTGAAGCAGGTTCTCCCAGCTTTGTCTGTACTTCCTCAGCAAATCTATTGAGATCGGAATATGCTTTCAATCTAGTACCATCCTCCCAAAAATAGTCGCAAGTCACATTCAGCTTCTCATAGTTAAAATAATCTTCGGGATTTCTTCCCGCCAGCAGAAACAATTCATCCACTTGCTCAGGAAGGGTAAAAAGTGATGGTCCGGCATCAAACCGGTAGTTCCCCAACGCAATCTCGCTGAGTTTGCCTCCCGGATAGGAGTTCGCTTCGAATACCTCTACAGCATAACCTTTCAGTGCTAATCTAATAGCCGCAGCTATGCCGGCAATACCGGAGCCGATGATAAGTGCTTTTTGGGGCATAAGGCAAGCTTTGTTTCTAAAATACGCAATGGGTTCGGAAGTTGGGTAGAAAAAAGATAAAAGTGGCTTTTGGTTCTTCTGAATTGTAAATTCGGATGGGGCTAGGTAGGATTTGTAATCTGAAGTACCAAATAGCAAAAATGTGCTTAAAAATCAGCTACCTTAAAAAATATTAAAAAAGTTGCTAAAAAATTTGGAAATATAAGGGGGGGGGGGGCAGTACCTTTTAAAGGTAGTTCATAACAGGCGCCGTGATTGGACTCACTTTTTTTAAGGTCTATTGACCCCTGCCTTAAAGAAAGATGTGAATCAGTGGGTCTTTCATCCAAGATAAAATTACAATGAAAAAGTTAATCTTAATGTTCTTCGCCTTGGTTTTTTCGGTCAGTTCTTCCTTTGCTTATAGAAATTGGGCCTACATTGAGCTAGACGATGTCTGGAATTATGCATGTTATGACAACGGTGGTACTTGTCTTCCGACCGTGATTGTATATCCCCAAAAATAGCTAGACCAGCAGCCTCTGCCTATCAAAATCCGGGAATTGTTGAGCATCTTTTACTTTTAACTAGTCTCAATAATTCCCACTTTGAAATTTTAGTTTTTCTCAGTTATGAAAAAGGAGCCCTTACTTTTACTTATCTTAATTTCTTGGATCATTGGATGTACTGGATCAGAGGAGAAGTATGAAATCTTAGAACTGGTTTCAAAAAGAATCATCGAAATCCCCTTGGATGAATATACCTCTAGCACTTGGGGTACATTACAATACTTAAATCTGGGAGAGGATGAATACCTGGTTTTTCATGATCAGATCAAGTCCAGGGAGAAGAAAATTCATTTTGCCCATATAAATGAAAAAGGAAGGTCTTTTCAGGTCAATGTTTCTTTAGACGGACCCAACGGTGTAGGTCATTTGGATAGCTTTCATGTGAAGAATTTGGACAGCATTTTTGTCTTGAATCAATATGCATACCGCCTATACCTTATCGACACATCCGGCACCGTCAGGGATATGTATCCACTGATAGGGGATAATCTTCAGGAGCCCTCCGAAATCACCTACCTTCCATTTCCGTTTCCCTTTTCCCAGATTGTTGATCTTGGTTCCAAATTATTTTTCCCGGCTAGGCCTGATGTAAATACGCTAGAGAATTACAGGCTTGAGTCCTACAAAACAGGGATTCTGCTGGATTTAAATACCAAAAAGTTCAGCTATAAGCTGGGATATCCGGATTCCTATATCAATTCGGGCTTTTGGGGAATGCCACTAGAAATATCCTCCTCCACCGTTAATTTCAAAGATTCACTAGTGGTGCAGAGTTTTTCGATTGAAGACCGGGTAATGGTCTATGATTTTGATTTGAGACCGGTAGATTCTCCATCCCTTTTTAGGGAGTATTATGATGGGAAGTTTCATTCCCTACCTGAACCCACCATGGAGCCTGATATATTTTATCCACATATCTTTTCCAACCCAACCAACAAAGCAATTCTTTTCGATCCATACAGGGATTTATATTACCGGATTTTCTCGGGGCCCTACCCAGAGGAGATTATAGAACAAAGGAAAAAATCCAATTTTAGAAGGCTCCCCGATGACAATGAATATCCTGACAGGAAAATTATGGTTTTTGACAGGGAATTCAATGAGCTAGGAGTCATCGAGTTGGATAAAAAAAAGTACTGGGTAGATTTTATACGGGTAGTAAAAGAAGGAGTTCTTATTCGAGTACAATCTGAAAATGAAAACAAAAATATATTTGAAATCTTTGAAGTTAAGCTTTAGTGTTGTTTTTTTCATAGGAATCTGCATAAGCTATGCCTGCCAAAGTAGTGCGGAAAAAGAGCTTCAGTATATTGCCATCAGCTCTCAGGAGGCTTATTCATACAACTATTCGGAATGGGATAGCCTACAGTTGTTGGTTCCTCAAATAGGATGTAGTAGTTGTATAAATCAGCTAATAGAAAAATACAAAGAGCAAAAGATCAAAACAAAACTAGCTATGATAGGAGTAAGTAGGGAAAGAGATCTTCGGCTTAATTATGGCCAAGATTTTTTGGATAATCCAAGTATAGAAATTAGAGCCGAAA contains:
- a CDS encoding DUF4221 family protein; the protein is MKKEPLLLLILISWIIGCTGSEEKYEILELVSKRIIEIPLDEYTSSTWGTLQYLNLGEDEYLVFHDQIKSREKKIHFAHINEKGRSFQVNVSLDGPNGVGHLDSFHVKNLDSIFVLNQYAYRLYLIDTSGTVRDMYPLIGDNLQEPSEITYLPFPFPFSQIVDLGSKLFFPARPDVNTLENYRLESYKTGILLDLNTKKFSYKLGYPDSYINSGFWGMPLEISSSTVNFKDSLVVQSFSIEDRVMVYDFDLRPVDSPSLFREYYDGKFHSLPEPTMEPDIFYPHIFSNPTNKAILFDPYRDLYYRIFSGPYPEEIIEQRKKSNFRRLPDDNEYPDRKIMVFDREFNELGVIELDKKKYWVDFIRVVKEGVLIRVQSENENKNIFEIFEVKL
- the crtD gene encoding 1-hydroxycarotenoid 3,4-desaturase CrtD encodes the protein MPQKALIIGSGIAGIAAAIRLALKGYAVEVFEANSYPGGKLSEIALGNYRFDAGPSLFTLPEQVDELFLLAGRNPEDYFNYEKLNVTCDYFWEDGTRLKAYSDLNRFAEEVQTKLGEPASAIRDALRQSAFIYDSLAPLFMNRSLHKLDTWTNSQALKSYLRMGKLGIFSTMNETNRRHFKHPKLVQLFNRYATYNGSNPYETPATLNIIPHLEFNIGAYFPKKGMHDITLSLFKLSEELGVKYHFGQRVDQIFVENGNVKGIKVTGKEILADLVVNNMDMVNAYKTILKDQKQPKLLLKQPKSSSALIFYWGIRRNFPELGLHNIFFSDNYALEFEHIFKRGTIYEDPTVYLNITSTHKPDDAPEGCMNWFTMINVPNNQGQDWDTLIALAKKNIIHKLNRILKTDVESLIEVEEILDPRKIESKTSSARGALYGNSSNNKFAAFLRHANYSSSIKNLYFCGGSVHPGGGIPLCLLSAKIMSEMIEN